TCTTCAAGGAGCGGCTGCGCCGGATCGGAAATCAGCGCTTCAAGAGCCAGTTCGTGAACGACTGGGACGGGCTGCGAGTGGCGCTAAAAGAGTCGCCGCCCGCCGCCCTCGTCGTCGTCGACCCGTACACGCACAGCTACGGCACCGAGGCCGAGCTGGCGCCCGAGCTGCGCTCCATGCTGTGGGAGTTCCCCACCGCCACGGTGATCGCCGCGCTGGAGGTCAAGCGCGGCCGGATGCGCGACCTGCGCACGCTGGGCGAGTGGGGGGTCAAGGAGGTGATCGCCCTCGACGAGGAAGACACCCTGGAGGCCATCTCGCGCCGGCTGCGCTCCGCGCAGGGGCGGCCCCTGCAGAGCCTGCTGGAGCGCTCGCTGCCGGCCACGCTGTCGGGGCGCGCGCGCACGCTGCTGATGGCCGCCGCCGAGGTGGTGGCCGAGGGCGGCCACGGGCGCGACCTGGCGGCGTCGCTCCGGCTGTCGGAGCGCACCCTGCTGCGCTGGGCCGAGCAGGCCGACCTGCCGCCGCCGCGCCGGATCCTGGCGTGGATGCGCGTGCTGCTCGCCTGCGAGCTGCTGGACGACCCCGGCCAGACGGTGCTCTCGGTGGCCTACACCTGCGGCTACGCCTCGGACAGCTCGCTGCGCCGGGCGGTGCAGGAGTTCACCGACGTGCTGCTCACGGAGCTGCGCAAGCAGGGCGCCTTCGCCACCGCCTCGGAGAAGTTCCTGGCGGAGCTGGAGGAGACGCGCGAGCAGGGCCGCGCCCGCCGCAAGGCCGAGCGCGCCG
This window of the Longimicrobium sp. genome carries:
- a CDS encoding helix-turn-helix domain-containing protein, which gives rise to MQPVARPLLVLHSDNIFKERLRRIGNQRFKSQFVNDWDGLRVALKESPPAALVVVDPYTHSYGTEAELAPELRSMLWEFPTATVIAALEVKRGRMRDLRTLGEWGVKEVIALDEEDTLEAISRRLRSAQGRPLQSLLERSLPATLSGRARTLLMAAAEVVAEGGHGRDLAASLRLSERTLLRWAEQADLPPPRRILAWMRVLLACELLDDPGQTVLSVAYTCGYASDSSLRRAVQEFTDVLLTELRKQGAFATASEKFLAELEETREQGRARRKAERAAGGAERPERPARRAERDAGTERAGTGRAARARPAIMN